cttcaaagaggATTTTCACAATTTGATGGCAGTGTCCCCCGGTTTGGTTGGCCCCGTCAGCAAAGCAGAGAATGAGCACAGGGAACCCCAGAGTCGAAAGGAAACCCACAAGCCACCCTTCTTCAACCACAGCTTTGAAATGCCCTATAACAGCCAGTACCTGAATCCGGTGTATTCCCCGGTTCCTGACAAAAGGCGAGCAAAGCACGAAAGCTTAGACGACCTTCAAGCCTCTACATACTTTGGGCCCACTCCCGTGATGGGAACCCAAGAAGCCAGGCGCTGTCCAGGGAGGCCCAACAAGCAGACTCCCTGGCCAGCCAAAAGCTGGAGCCTAAACACAGAGGAAGTTCCTGACTTTGAACGGTCCTTTTTCAATAGAAATCCCTCCGAGGAGAAGCTACGCTATCCAAATGCCAGTAGCCAGACTCCCAATTTCCCAGCCCCAGACAGGCGCCCGACTTACCTCGTGCCAAAAGATCAACAGCCAATTCTCCCCATTGCTTATGCAGCAAAACCAAGTGGGCTCAAATCTAAAGAGATCTCATGCCCTGTTGATCTGGAGAAGCACGAACCAGTCAAAAAGTTTAAAGACAAGAGCAGTAACTGCACCAGTGGGCAGCTCAGCTCAGACACCAGTAGTGTGGGCACCCAGACTGAGCACGTGCTGGAGCCCAAGAAATGCAGAGACCTGTGCACCTCCGGTCAGGGCAAGTACAGTGACAGGCACACCATGAAGCACTCAGACGATGACTCAGAAATTGTCAGCGATGACATCAGTGACATTTTCCGATTTCTTGATGACATGAGCATCAGTGGCTCCACAGGAGTGATACAGTCGTCCTGCTACAACAGCACAGGGTCCTTGTCTCAGCTCCATAAGTCAGACTGCGACAGTTCCCCTGAGCACAACTTAACCAAAATTGCCAATGGGGTCCCCAATAGCAAGGGAGACAAGGGCAACCGGCCTGAAAACACCCACCACTCGGAAGAAGAGCTGAAGACCAGTGTGTGCAAACTGGTGCTCAGGATCGGCGAAATCGAACGGAAGCTGGAATCCCTGTCGGGTGTCCGTGAGGAAATCTCCCAGGTCTTGGGCAAACTAAATAAGTTGGACCAGAAAATGCAACAGCCTGAGAAGGTGAGTGTGCAGATAGATCTGAACTCCTTGACGAGTGAGGCTCCGTCTGATGACAGTGCCTCTCCCCGGATGTTCTGTGCACACAACGGCTCCCACGGACCCAAGCTAGAGAACAACCCTGACTGGTGCTGCTCCGATGCTAGCGGGAGCAATAGCGAAAGCCTGCGGGTCAAGGCCTTAAAAAAAAGCCTCTTCACCAGGCCATCCTCTCGGTCCCTAACAGAGGAGAACAGTGCCACGGAGTCCAAAATCGCCAGCATCTCCAACTCGCCCAGAGACTGGCGCACCATCACTTACACCAACCGTGTGGGCCTCAATGAGGAGGAGATAAAAGACACAGGCCCAGGAGATAATAAAGACTGGCATCGGAAATCTAAAGAGGTAATTTAAACTTAAGTTCACATAATCGGGCACCAGCTTCATCATAGCCCTGGTGTATTTCAAAGCCTTGAACATGGCATTAAACAGGCAAGAGGCCTGGCCTCTGTGTGCCAGTCATCCTTCCAGGTTTGGCAGGGTTTTCACATTGGAATAGAGAGGACAACATAGGCAGGTCGTGTGTTCTGCCAGGTTGTCCGTCAGCTAGGAGGAGCACATGCTGTGATGTTGCCGACAGCAGAACGTAGGGTTGGGATTCATTGGACAGGTGGTGTGAGAACAGATTTTCATAGAATGGGGAATGTGTCAGAGCAGGCAAGCATCACCAAGGATATCTTCCTGTCCTTTCTGAAATAGCAGGATGCAGGCCAGGTACATGAGGGAAAATACTGAAAAGGGTGCTAGCTGATACATCCCTTTCATGGACTTCATTGTATGTGTGATGTTCCTTTTTAAGTATGAggtttttttcattataaaataaatcagtGATTAGGAAGTAAAGAAGATAAataggatcacgaggtcaggagttcaagaccagcctggccaatatgctgaaaccccgtctctactaaaaatgtaaaacattagctgggtgtggtgacacaagcctgtagtcccagctacttgggaggctgaggcaggagaattgcttgaacccaggaggcggaagtggcagtgagccgagatcacacact
This window of the Nomascus leucogenys isolate Asia chromosome 6, Asia_NLE_v1, whole genome shotgun sequence genome carries:
- the MINAR1 gene encoding major intrinsically disordered Notch2-binding receptor 1 translates to METNQETSLFLVKILEELDSKQNTVSYQDLCKSLCARFDLSQLAKLRSVLFYTACLDPNFPATLFKDKMKCTVNNQQSKKIMVAADIVTIFNLIQMNGGAAKEKLPTGRQKVRKKEASFESCRSDTEICNAAECEPLNCELSERSFSRGYPTRQSSKCRKMDCKDCPQFVPASEPNFLLGVSKEVKNRAASLDRLQALAPYSVTSPQPCEMQRTYFPMNIENESISDQDSLPINQSIKETFISNEEPFVVQSCVQKRNIFKEDFHNLMAVSPGLVGPVSKAENEHREPQSRKETHKPPFFNHSFEMPYNSQYLNPVYSPVPDKRRAKHESLDDLQASTYFGPTPVMGTQEARRCPGRPNKQTPWPAKSWSLNTEEVPDFERSFFNRNPSEEKLRYPNASSQTPNFPAPDRRPTYLVPKDQQPILPIAYAAKPSGLKSKEISCPVDLEKHEPVKKFKDKSSNCTSGQLSSDTSSVGTQTEHVLEPKKCRDLCTSGQGKYSDRHTMKHSDDDSEIVSDDISDIFRFLDDMSISGSTGVIQSSCYNSTGSLSQLHKSDCDSSPEHNLTKIANGVPNSKGDKGNRPENTHHSEEELKTSVCKLVLRIGEIERKLESLSGVREEISQVLGKLNKLDQKMQQPEKVSVQIDLNSLTSEAPSDDSASPRMFCAHNGSHGPKLENNPDWCCSDASGSNSESLRVKALKKSLFTRPSSRSLTEENSATESKIASISNSPRDWRTITYTNRVGLNEEEIKDTGPGDNKDWHRKSKEADRQYDIPPQHRLPKQPKDGFLVEQVFSPHPYPASLKGHMKSNPLYTDMRLTELAEVKRGQPSWTIEEYARNAGDKGKLTALDLQTQESLNPNNLEYWMEDIYTPGYDSLLKRKEAEFRRAKVCKIAALIAAAACTVILVIVVPICTMKS